In the genome of Bacillota bacterium, the window CTTCGTGCGGGAGCTCCTGCCCGAGCTGGCCGCCACGGGAGCCACCATCGTCGCCAACATCGTCGGCAAGGCTGTCGAGGAGTACGCTGCCGTTGCCCGCCGGATCGAGCAGGCCGGGGGCGTATCGGCCCTTGAACTCAACATTTCCTGTCCCAACGTCAAAGAGGGGGGCGTTGCGTTCGGCGCATCCCCGGTCATGGCGGCGCGGGTGGTCAAGGCTGTCAAGGCGGCCTCGGGCCTGCCGGTCCTCGTCAAGCTTGCACCCATGGCCGCCGACCCCGTCGAGGTGGCCGCGGCATGCGCGGCCGCAGGCGCCGACGCCTTCACGGTCGCCAACACGTACCCGGCCATGGTCATCGACACCGAGGCCGGCCGGCCGTTCCTGACCGCAGGGGTGGGAGGGCTTTCGGGCCCGGCGATCCGCCCGCTCTCCGTACGCCTGACGGCCGCGGTGTGGCAGGCGACGGGCATGCCCATCGTGGGAAGCGGTGGCGTGGAGAGCGCCCATGACGCCCTGGAGTACCTGATGGCGGGGGCGCGCGCCGTCGCGGTGGGGACGGCCACCTTCCACCGGCCCACCGCCGCGCTGGAGATCATCGAGGGACTCCGGTCCTACCTTGCGCAGCGGGGCCTCTCCTCGCTCGAGGACCTGGTGGGACGGGCCGTCGGCCGCGCGGAGGCGTCCCCCGGCGAGTTGCGCGCTCGGCTCGTCCGCCGGCTGCAGGAGGCAGGCGCCGTGCTCTGCGGGCACTTCCGGCTGAGCTCCGGTCTTCACTCGGACCGCTACGTGGAGAAGTTCCGCCTGCTCGAGCAGCCTGCGCTGGCCGGGGAGATCGTCAGGCTGCTGGCCATGGAGTGCTGGGATCTGCCGGCGGAGGTCGTGGTGGGGCCTGCCACCGGCGGCATCCTCCTCGCTTACGAGCTGGCGCGCCAGGTCGGGGTGCGCCGGGCGTTTTTCACCGAGCGCGCCGGCGGCCGCATGCAACTGCGGCGCGGCTTTTCGCTACAACCCGACACTCCGGTGCTCCTGGTCGAGGACGTGGTGACGACCGGCAGATCGCTGATGGAAGCGTACGAGGCGGTCCGGGAGGCGGGCGGGCGCGTAGTGGGGGCGTGTTGCCTGATCGATCGCACCGGCGGGCGCTTCCAGCCGCCAGTGCCCTACCGGCCGCTCTTGAGGCTGGCCCTTGAGACCTGGGAGCCGCAGTCGTGCCCGCTCTGCCGGGAGGGCGTCCCCATCACCGACCCCGGCAGCCGCCGGCTCCAGTAATGTAGAGAGGTGGTCGCACTGCGCATGTGGCCCGGTTTTCCAGGGCGCGTTCGGCGTGCCCTGATGAGCGTCTCCAACACGGAGGGCCTCGCGGATCTCGCCCGGGAACTGACCGCCGCCGGCTGGGAGGTCTGGGCTACCGAAGGGACGGCCCGCTACCTCGAGGCCGCCGGGGTACCGGTGCACCCGATCAGCCAGCTGACGGGGCAGGGCTCGATGCTGGGTGGGCGCATCAAGTCGCTGCACCCCCGAGTTTTCGCGGGCGTGCTGGCACGCCCCACCGATGCGGACCTTGCGGAACTGGAGCAGGCGGGCGCCGTGCCGTTCGATCTGGTGGCCGTCAACTTCTACCCCTTTGCCGAACGCCTACGGGCCCACCGTGAGGGATCGGCGAGCGCGGCGGAACTCGTGGAGTCCATCGACATCGGCGGGCCTGCGCTGGCGCGGGCGGCCGCCAAGAACCACGCCAGGGTGGCCGTGCTGACCGACCCGGCCCAGTACGCTGAGGTCATCGAAGAACTGAAGCGCTCGCCGGAAGCCACGCTTTCCGAGGCGACCAGGCGGCGGCTGGC includes:
- a CDS encoding dihydroorotate dehydrogenase, which gives rise to MPASLEVALGPVRLKNPVLMASGTFGYGLEYRSIIDPAAVGAVLTKGVSLEPWTGHAPPRLVETPAGLVNAIGLENPGVDVFVRELLPELAATGATIVANIVGKAVEEYAAVARRIEQAGGVSALELNISCPNVKEGGVAFGASPVMAARVVKAVKAASGLPVLVKLAPMAADPVEVAAACAAAGADAFTVANTYPAMVIDTEAGRPFLTAGVGGLSGPAIRPLSVRLTAAVWQATGMPIVGSGGVESAHDALEYLMAGARAVAVGTATFHRPTAALEIIEGLRSYLAQRGLSSLEDLVGRAVGRAEASPGELRARLVRRLQEAGAVLCGHFRLSSGLHSDRYVEKFRLLEQPALAGEIVRLLAMECWDLPAEVVVGPATGGILLAYELARQVGVRRAFFTERAGGRMQLRRGFSLQPDTPVLLVEDVVTTGRSLMEAYEAVREAGGRVVGACCLIDRTGGRFQPPVPYRPLLRLALETWEPQSCPLCREGVPITDPGSRRLQ